The following proteins are co-located in the Sulfurospirillum deleyianum DSM 6946 genome:
- a CDS encoding lipocalin family protein, whose protein sequence is MRKWCFLFLFSFSCFAQELPTVSWVDMERYLGKWYEIARFDHSFERGCDEVEAFYTLRDDGMIGVENSCFKRATQSHNVAYGRAKIVDEMSKAKLKVTFFWPFYGDYWIVDVAEDYSYAMVSEPSKRYFWILSRTPQLSEDTLSRLLSYATYLGFDTSKLIWRTSCP, encoded by the coding sequence ATGCGTAAATGGTGCTTTTTGTTTCTTTTTAGTTTTTCGTGTTTTGCGCAAGAGTTGCCTACGGTTTCGTGGGTGGATATGGAGCGTTACCTTGGAAAATGGTATGAAATCGCACGATTTGACCACTCCTTTGAGCGAGGGTGTGATGAGGTAGAAGCCTTTTACACGCTACGAGACGATGGCATGATAGGGGTTGAAAACAGCTGTTTTAAACGTGCGACACAAAGCCATAACGTGGCGTATGGTCGGGCAAAAATTGTCGATGAAATGAGCAAGGCAAAGCTAAAAGTCACTTTCTTTTGGCCTTTTTATGGGGATTATTGGATTGTGGATGTGGCGGAGGATTATTCGTATGCGATGGTGAGTGAACCCAGTAAACGCTATTTTTGGATTCTCTCACGCACGCCACAGTTAAGTGAAGATACGCTCAGCCGTTTACTCTCCTATGCGACGTATTTGGGTTTTGATACAAGCAAACTTATTTGGCGAACTTCTTGTCCTTAA
- a CDS encoding AsmA family protein — MFQKVVLSIVLFFAFSIVAFFLLIKVIDFNEYKPRLQKMIKDATGYELIIKGDITLSLSPVGISVLDIEVFNPHEKEKGAFATLKSFDVALEVAPLLTKEIKIHYLSLDSLALTLEKNEQEQFNFELPTVSKKEEAKPSTEQNTTLEKAPLLPLVNVKEIKFSNAHVSYHDVRQKETLQIKGINFDIDNIHYDPSKHKFQGLSFIADASIGSLNYGEYGIKEIYMPLEMKESVLSSENVQFTLFETPSQGTLKIDLSGKQPKLSLKSKLEQLKLAQVSKEILKKEILEGKANADLKLSFFLNDTLTFKNTVNGFIHVSGENVTFKGYDIDKIVTSVDASKGLSMMLLNVIKSTQEAKTLLKEVNAKVDIGYSEVHLSDVAASTAKNRLAIKGSVNIVEEKFQEMKVALLNAKGCATLTQTIEGTFQKPVFNVNETVLNTLSQVAFSLLNKSKSSNKTVDSPQVETDENCTVFYEGVVKHPSL; from the coding sequence ATGTTCCAAAAAGTAGTGCTTAGTATTGTGTTGTTTTTTGCATTTAGTATTGTTGCTTTTTTCTTATTGATTAAGGTGATAGATTTTAATGAGTACAAACCTCGCCTCCAAAAAATGATCAAAGACGCTACGGGTTATGAGTTGATTATTAAAGGGGATATTACTCTTTCACTTTCGCCCGTTGGAATTAGTGTTTTAGATATAGAGGTGTTCAATCCGCATGAAAAAGAAAAAGGTGCTTTTGCAACACTTAAAAGTTTTGATGTTGCCCTAGAAGTTGCGCCTTTGCTCACAAAAGAGATTAAAATCCATTATCTCTCTTTAGATTCATTGGCATTAACGCTTGAAAAAAATGAACAAGAACAGTTTAATTTTGAATTGCCAACGGTGAGTAAAAAAGAAGAAGCAAAACCAAGCACAGAGCAGAATACAACGCTTGAAAAAGCGCCACTTCTTCCTTTGGTCAATGTTAAAGAGATTAAATTTAGTAATGCGCATGTTTCGTATCATGATGTGCGTCAGAAAGAGACATTGCAAATCAAAGGTATTAATTTCGATATTGACAATATTCACTATGATCCATCAAAACATAAATTTCAGGGGCTCTCTTTTATCGCAGATGCGTCTATTGGAAGTCTGAATTATGGCGAATATGGCATCAAAGAGATTTATATGCCCTTAGAGATGAAAGAGTCAGTACTGAGTAGTGAAAATGTTCAATTTACACTATTTGAGACACCTTCTCAAGGAACACTTAAAATAGATTTAAGTGGTAAACAACCTAAGCTTTCATTGAAAAGCAAATTAGAACAGTTAAAACTAGCGCAAGTTTCCAAAGAAATTTTGAAAAAAGAGATTCTTGAAGGAAAAGCTAACGCCGATTTGAAACTCTCTTTCTTTCTTAATGATACATTGACGTTCAAAAATACGGTGAATGGATTTATCCATGTGAGCGGTGAAAATGTGACGTTTAAAGGGTACGATATCGACAAGATTGTTACGAGTGTAGATGCGAGTAAAGGTCTTTCGATGATGCTTTTAAACGTTATAAAGAGTACACAAGAAGCAAAAACACTTTTAAAAGAGGTTAATGCTAAGGTTGATATTGGGTATTCTGAAGTGCATTTGAGTGATGTTGCGGCAAGTACGGCTAAAAATCGTTTAGCCATAAAAGGTTCTGTGAATATCGTAGAAGAAAAATTTCAAGAGATGAAAGTGGCACTTTTAAATGCAAAAGGGTGCGCAACACTTACGCAGACGATTGAAGGGACGTTTCAAAAGCCTGTTTTCAATGTGAATGAAACGGTTTTAAATACCTTAAGTCAAGTCGCTTTCTCTTTACTCAATAAATCAAAATCATCGAACAAAACAGTAGATTCTCCTCAGGTTGAAACGGATGAAAATTGTACGGTTTTTTACGAAGGCGTTGTAAAGCATCCTAGTTTATAA
- a CDS encoding tetratricopeptide repeat protein, with translation MKKRFFMIAILLTTVLYGLDFERESEYQNACDRGDAKACVALGAMYHSGDGVLQNFARAKALYLYACELGLGSGCANVGYMYENGHAGENLSLALQWYERACALGDGEGCMSVALMHENGTGVSEDMQKAVDYHDRACAYGVGRSCAHLGLLYEQDENVVDAVIYYQRACDAGVAESCVRVGEMYYTGQGVAQNEQKAEEAFQKACDLGEESGCKNVTILQSNKVWFKASH, from the coding sequence ATGAAAAAACGTTTTTTTATGATAGCTATCCTTTTAACGACAGTCCTGTATGGTCTTGATTTTGAGCGAGAAAGTGAATATCAAAACGCTTGTGATAGGGGAGATGCTAAAGCGTGTGTCGCCTTAGGTGCGATGTACCATTCAGGCGATGGTGTGTTGCAAAATTTTGCACGAGCGAAGGCTTTGTACTTATACGCATGTGAGTTGGGGCTGGGCAGTGGGTGTGCCAATGTGGGTTACATGTATGAAAATGGTCATGCGGGGGAAAACCTCTCTTTAGCGCTTCAGTGGTATGAAAGAGCGTGTGCGCTAGGCGATGGGGAAGGGTGTATGAGTGTGGCATTGATGCATGAAAATGGCACAGGCGTGAGTGAAGATATGCAAAAGGCAGTGGATTATCACGATAGAGCGTGTGCGTATGGGGTGGGTCGCAGTTGTGCGCATTTGGGCTTACTTTATGAGCAAGATGAAAATGTTGTGGATGCGGTTATTTACTATCAGCGAGCGTGTGATGCGGGTGTCGCAGAATCGTGTGTGCGTGTGGGCGAGATGTATTATACGGGGCAAGGGGTGGCTCAAAATGAGCAAAAAGCAGAGGAGGCATTTCAAAAAGCGTGTGATTTAGGGGAAGAGAGTGGATGCAAGAATGTAACGATTTTGCAAAGCAATAAAGTTTGGTTTAAGGCTTCACATTGA
- the nusB gene encoding transcription antitermination factor NusB codes for MATRHQARESIITLLYAEDIGNAGIDKFIDELFEEKKIRNQQKEFALGLYQGVKAHLSVIDEAINRHLKEWNLSEIGMLERAILRLGGYEILYSELDNAVVINEAIELAKKLCNETSPKFINGVLDAICKEGEAKA; via the coding sequence TTGGCAACACGACATCAAGCAAGAGAAAGTATTATTACACTTCTGTATGCGGAAGATATAGGCAATGCGGGGATTGATAAATTTATTGATGAGCTTTTTGAAGAGAAAAAGATTCGTAACCAGCAAAAAGAGTTTGCGTTAGGGCTTTATCAGGGTGTTAAAGCACACTTAAGTGTTATTGATGAGGCGATTAACCGTCATTTAAAAGAGTGGAATCTTAGTGAAATTGGGATGTTGGAGCGCGCGATTTTACGACTGGGTGGATATGAAATACTCTACTCAGAACTGGATAATGCCGTTGTCATTAATGAAGCGATTGAATTAGCAAAAAAACTTTGCAATGAAACCAGCCCAAAATTTATCAATGGTGTTTTAGATGCGATTTGCAAAGAGGGAGAAGCTAAGGCATGA
- the pyrF gene encoding orotidine-5'-phosphate decarboxylase, with protein MKVCVALDLPTQEETLTLIRTLKSEDIWLKVGLRSFIRDGEFLLKKIKNINPNFKIFLDLKIHDIPNTMADAAESIVGLGVDMFNVHASSGIKAMKTVMERVNHLPQKPIVLAVTALTSFDNASFEAIYKTPIAQKAIDFARDAHNAGVHGVVCSVFESRAIKASTSEAFLTLTPGIRPFGESHDDQERVADLARAKAELSDFIVVGRPIYQSSDPLGVVQKIIENI; from the coding sequence ATGAAAGTGTGTGTCGCTTTAGATTTGCCAACCCAAGAGGAAACCCTTACGCTTATTCGTACCTTAAAAAGTGAAGATATATGGCTTAAAGTAGGGCTTCGCTCCTTTATTCGTGATGGAGAATTTCTTTTAAAAAAGATAAAAAACATCAATCCAAATTTTAAGATTTTTTTAGATTTGAAAATCCATGATATTCCTAATACGATGGCAGATGCTGCAGAATCCATTGTGGGCTTAGGCGTGGATATGTTTAATGTGCATGCTTCTAGTGGAATTAAAGCCATGAAAACGGTGATGGAGCGAGTTAATCACTTACCTCAAAAACCGATTGTTTTAGCCGTGACAGCATTAACCAGTTTTGATAATGCGTCGTTTGAAGCTATCTATAAAACGCCTATTGCGCAAAAAGCGATTGATTTTGCTAGAGATGCTCACAATGCAGGTGTTCATGGCGTTGTTTGTTCTGTTTTTGAAAGTCGTGCGATTAAAGCTTCTACTTCTGAAGCCTTTTTAACATTAACACCAGGTATCAGACCCTTTGGAGAATCCCATGATGATCAAGAGCGTGTAGCAGACCTTGCAAGAGCAAAAGCGGAGCTTTCTGATTTTATTGTGGTGGGACGTCCTATCTATCAAAGCAGTGACCCTTTGGGCGTTGTTCAAAAAATTATCGAAAATATTTAG
- a CDS encoding lipid A deacylase LpxR family protein, with product MFSILKKSMVLACATFAYADTMSLVLENDALVGKDQHYTNGMYYTWMSEKDTSFPDLLPFIDLEQKNVAFSLSHAIFTPEDKKRDTRNLDDLPYAGYMGVSLLAYKSSEHFFHEAGVNVGMVGPSTHAEDLQKGFHSLIGHSKPKGWEYQLDDEFMYGASYQVGYKTTPWSLSDVYLDFTTHVRGDAGRFYTGGLLGGTLRLSSTPMKSFATIGNYIGGNESALLNYEAKKSFEWALSLGAFYNAVERYYLIDEAIDQGYRLKKMDALVGEKLSLDLFYDEMQLSFYLKSVDIDYKGGRSSREQTGGMNLVWKWN from the coding sequence ATGTTTAGTATACTAAAGAAGAGTATGGTGTTGGCATGTGCGACATTTGCGTATGCCGATACGATGTCATTGGTGCTTGAAAATGATGCCCTTGTAGGTAAAGATCAGCACTATACGAATGGAATGTATTATACATGGATGAGTGAAAAGGATACAAGCTTTCCTGATTTGTTGCCTTTTATTGATTTGGAGCAGAAAAATGTTGCTTTTTCACTCTCTCATGCTATTTTTACCCCCGAAGATAAAAAGCGTGATACCCGTAATTTAGATGATTTGCCATATGCTGGGTATATGGGCGTGAGCCTTTTAGCCTATAAATCTTCAGAGCATTTTTTTCATGAAGCAGGTGTTAATGTGGGGATGGTGGGTCCTTCAACGCATGCAGAGGATTTGCAAAAAGGGTTTCACTCTCTCATTGGACACAGTAAGCCCAAAGGGTGGGAGTATCAGCTAGATGATGAGTTCATGTATGGTGCTTCTTATCAGGTGGGATATAAGACGACTCCTTGGTCGCTAAGTGATGTATATCTGGACTTTACAACACATGTTAGAGGCGATGCGGGACGATTTTATACGGGTGGTTTACTGGGTGGAACGCTTCGTTTAAGCAGTACGCCTATGAAAAGTTTTGCGACGATTGGGAATTATATTGGAGGAAACGAGAGTGCATTGCTCAATTATGAAGCGAAAAAGAGTTTTGAGTGGGCACTCTCTTTAGGCGCATTTTATAATGCGGTTGAACGTTACTATCTCATTGATGAGGCGATTGATCAGGGGTATCGTTTGAAAAAAATGGATGCTCTCGTAGGTGAAAAGCTTTCATTAGACCTCTTTTACGATGAGATGCAACTCTCTTTTTATCTTAAATCCGTAGATATAGATTATAAAGGTGGGCGTTCTTCTCGTGAGCAAACAGGAGGAATGAATCTAGTATGGAAGTGGAATTAA
- a CDS encoding cation-translocating P-type ATPase, with amino-acid sequence MKEKGMKQTLWHTLHVTHVLEMLVVDESVGIKESDVEKQRLTYGVNRLKSKPSYVPWKLFLLQFHQSLVYILLLAALVMVLLHEWLDAGVIFAVVMINALIGYWQESKAHRAIEALSKMRKNRVRVLREGHISLLDAEDLVVGDIVWLASGDKVPADMKILYAKALKVDESLLTGESVCESKTKGIDAPHTLFADRISMLYASTLITYGEAKGVVVEVGDASYVGQINTLIAHADILQTPLSQKLALFSKRMLYAIMGVSVFTFIMGMVHQQGVIETFMASVALAVGIIPEGLPAAMSIILAIGVMKMADKHAIIRRLPAVETLGSTSVICSDKTGTLTQNAMSVTTLYAEGVPFLVSGRGYAPRGEILLHEKAFMPLPKRGLYEMLVAGVLCNSASLQSKKGVYHIVGDPTEGALLVAAAKGGIWIDELLKKVVLEDTLAFESEYQYMASLYSVDEKSVVYLKGSVERVLERCAWMMDDKGEISAIQKEEIFAQAEIMAEEGLRILAFAKGVWDEKRTSLTHEDVKEGLIFLGLQGMIDPPRLGVKEAIQSCYEAGIVVKMITGDHGVTARSIARSIGMNVEGEQRVLSGAEIDALDDASLSKIIAQVNVFARIAPEQKLRLVKALQQNGEIVAMTGDGVNDAPALRQANIGIAMGVMGTEVAKESSDMILTDDNFLTIKDAIEEGRVVYDNLIKFITWILPTNVGEGLVIIVAICFGVALPLLPLQILWINMISDSALGIMLAYEPKENALMQRPPRAPQTPILTFLLLRRVLLVGCLLFAHAFGAFFYTLFLGVDESVARTLVMNIFVFGEMLYLLNCRSFYHSAFKIGFLSNPYLLYAMLGVGVLQLFLTYHPWMNHLFDTTPLGLFEWGIVTLSSLVIYGIVEVEKYLTCKKHQGCHVAS; translated from the coding sequence TTGAAAGAAAAAGGGATGAAACAGACGCTTTGGCACACTTTACATGTAACGCATGTGCTTGAGATGCTCGTTGTGGATGAGAGCGTTGGCATTAAAGAGAGTGACGTTGAAAAGCAGCGTTTAACCTATGGCGTCAATCGTTTAAAATCCAAACCTTCGTATGTGCCGTGGAAACTTTTTTTACTTCAATTTCATCAATCCCTTGTTTATATTTTACTTTTGGCTGCTTTGGTTATGGTACTGCTTCATGAGTGGCTGGATGCGGGTGTTATTTTTGCGGTGGTGATGATAAATGCGCTGATTGGGTATTGGCAAGAGAGTAAGGCACACCGTGCTATTGAAGCGCTTTCTAAAATGCGTAAAAATAGGGTACGGGTTTTACGGGAAGGGCATATCAGCCTTTTGGATGCGGAGGATTTGGTCGTAGGCGATATCGTCTGGTTGGCTTCGGGCGATAAAGTCCCTGCCGATATGAAAATTTTGTATGCCAAAGCACTTAAAGTCGATGAATCACTCTTAACGGGAGAGTCAGTTTGCGAGAGTAAAACAAAAGGAATCGATGCGCCTCATACCCTTTTTGCCGATAGAATAAGTATGCTCTATGCCTCAACGTTGATTACCTATGGAGAAGCAAAAGGGGTGGTCGTTGAGGTAGGCGATGCAAGTTATGTGGGGCAGATTAACACACTAATCGCTCATGCGGATATTTTACAGACTCCTTTAAGTCAAAAATTGGCTCTTTTTTCAAAGCGTATGCTTTATGCGATTATGGGGGTTTCTGTTTTTACGTTTATCATGGGGATGGTGCATCAACAAGGAGTGATCGAGACTTTTATGGCTTCGGTTGCTTTAGCCGTAGGAATTATTCCTGAGGGATTACCTGCAGCGATGAGTATTATTTTAGCGATTGGCGTGATGAAAATGGCGGATAAACATGCCATTATTAGGAGGCTTCCTGCTGTGGAAACCTTAGGGAGCACGAGTGTTATTTGTTCGGATAAAACAGGAACCCTTACTCAAAATGCGATGAGTGTTACCACGCTTTATGCTGAGGGTGTTCCGTTTTTAGTCAGTGGCAGAGGATATGCTCCTAGGGGAGAGATTTTACTCCATGAAAAAGCTTTCATGCCTCTTCCCAAACGAGGGCTTTATGAGATGCTTGTTGCGGGGGTATTATGTAACAGTGCATCGCTTCAAAGTAAGAAAGGTGTGTATCATATTGTAGGAGATCCAACGGAAGGTGCGCTATTGGTTGCGGCGGCTAAAGGGGGCATTTGGATCGATGAACTCCTCAAAAAGGTCGTTTTAGAAGATACCCTTGCCTTTGAGTCGGAATATCAATATATGGCATCACTGTACAGTGTGGATGAAAAGAGTGTGGTGTATCTTAAAGGTTCAGTGGAGAGAGTGCTGGAACGATGCGCATGGATGATGGATGATAAAGGAGAAATTAGCGCTATTCAGAAAGAAGAGATTTTTGCGCAAGCGGAGATTATGGCAGAAGAGGGGCTTCGTATTTTAGCTTTTGCAAAGGGTGTGTGGGATGAAAAGCGCACCAGTTTGACGCATGAGGATGTGAAAGAGGGGTTGATTTTTTTAGGCTTACAAGGGATGATAGACCCTCCACGTTTAGGCGTGAAAGAGGCGATACAGAGCTGTTATGAAGCGGGTATTGTTGTGAAGATGATTACGGGGGATCATGGTGTGACCGCACGCTCTATCGCTCGTTCTATTGGTATGAATGTGGAAGGTGAGCAAAGGGTTTTAAGCGGAGCGGAAATAGATGCATTGGATGATGCTTCGCTCTCAAAGATTATCGCTCAGGTCAATGTTTTTGCACGCATTGCCCCTGAACAAAAACTGCGTTTGGTAAAAGCGTTACAGCAAAATGGTGAGATTGTGGCAATGACAGGTGATGGGGTCAATGACGCTCCTGCGCTTAGACAAGCTAACATTGGCATTGCGATGGGTGTGATGGGAACGGAAGTTGCCAAAGAGTCTTCCGATATGATTTTAACAGATGATAATTTCTTAACCATCAAAGATGCCATTGAAGAGGGACGGGTTGTGTATGATAATCTTATCAAATTTATCACATGGATTTTACCGACCAATGTAGGAGAGGGATTGGTGATTATTGTGGCGATTTGCTTTGGTGTGGCGCTTCCGTTGTTGCCTTTGCAGATTTTGTGGATTAATATGATTAGCGATAGTGCGCTAGGCATTATGTTAGCGTATGAACCCAAAGAGAACGCTCTGATGCAACGTCCACCTCGTGCACCCCAAACGCCTATCTTAACGTTTCTTTTACTGCGTCGAGTGCTTTTAGTGGGATGTTTACTCTTTGCTCACGCTTTTGGCGCATTTTTTTATACGCTCTTTTTAGGTGTGGATGAGAGTGTTGCTCGAACATTGGTTATGAATATTTTTGTGTTTGGTGAGATGTTGTACCTTCTAAATTGTCGTTCTTTTTATCATTCTGCTTTTAAAATAGGCTTTTTAAGCAATCCTTATCTGCTCTATGCGATGTTGGGAGTGGGTGTGCTACAACTCTTTCTAACCTATCATCCGTGGATGAACCATCTCTTTGATACGACACCACTTGGGTTGTTTGAATGGGGAATTGTAACTCTTTCTAGTCTAGTGATTTATGGCATTGTTGAGGTCGAAAAATACCTTACATGTAAAAA
- a CDS encoding efflux RND transporter permease subunit has protein sequence MLISFYTRLVTTYFKTTLFVVALLTALFGYYAQYLSIDASAETLLLENDKDLKLTREVHGRYVSPEYLVISFTPHQGLLEDTTLESMRRLKEELLKIKGVESVTSILDVPLLESPIRPIKEVVGNVQTLESTGIDKTLVQKELTTSPLYANNLVSADFKTTAILLNLKDDTTYTKLLSERNQYMLLSQERSLSVEEKVRYEEAKKAFKAYRDSIRDETHEMIENVRAVMEPFKSEGDLFLGGVMMIADDMISFVKNDIVNYGIAIFLIMIVILWVIFRQVRFVVLPILASFSAVVITVGINALLGLEITVISSNYIAMQLITTLSLVIHLIVCYREEYQVYPNLTQQELIGVTLKRMSVPSVFVILTSVAGFGSLMTCDIVPIIDLGNMMNIGVSVSLIVTYLLFPSMLMLLEKKAPVMIFDHAFTLNATFARIVEKRRGVILSVVVLIALFSLFGVSRLVVENSFINYFKESTEIYKGMQKIDNELGGTTPLEIVVRLPKADVAQAKEQSPLDEFEAEFEEKSSEAQYWFTAQKMQTILKVHDYLESLPEVGNVSSLGTLSKVGRILKEGKDFDTFELALLYNELPEVYKKVILTPYVNIEHDEARFVVRLIDSNPELRRSELLEKIQNELESKVGLPKEDYKLVGMMVLYNNMLQSLFSSQISTLALAVLSLGSMFLFLFRSFKVAFLAMVVNMVPVSVIFGIMGVFNIPLDMMSITIASIALGITVDNTIHYYYRFREEVAIDGNYVAAMHRAHGSIAFGMFYYSLATIVGFLVMVTSNFIPTLIFGLLTVIVLLTAIVSDLLFSPLLVLLFKPFGRETKE, from the coding sequence ATGCTTATATCTTTTTATACCCGTTTAGTAACGACATATTTTAAAACCACACTTTTTGTTGTGGCTCTACTCACAGCTCTTTTTGGCTACTACGCACAATATTTAAGTATTGATGCCTCCGCAGAAACACTTTTACTCGAAAACGATAAAGATTTGAAACTGACCCGTGAAGTGCATGGACGCTATGTTAGTCCTGAGTATTTGGTGATCTCTTTTACCCCGCATCAAGGGCTTTTAGAAGATACCACTTTGGAGAGCATGCGACGTTTAAAAGAGGAGCTTTTGAAAATCAAGGGCGTGGAGAGTGTGACTTCCATTTTAGATGTTCCCCTTTTAGAGAGTCCTATTCGTCCCATTAAAGAGGTGGTGGGCAATGTTCAAACCCTTGAATCTACTGGTATTGATAAAACTTTAGTTCAAAAAGAGCTTACCACGAGCCCTTTGTATGCCAATAATCTTGTCAGTGCTGATTTTAAAACCACAGCGATTTTGCTCAATCTTAAAGATGATACCACGTATACAAAACTCTTAAGTGAGCGTAATCAGTATATGCTTTTGTCGCAAGAGCGTTCGCTGAGTGTTGAAGAAAAGGTACGCTACGAAGAGGCGAAGAAGGCATTTAAAGCGTATAGGGATAGCATTCGTGATGAAACACATGAGATGATTGAAAATGTGCGAGCCGTGATGGAGCCTTTTAAAAGTGAGGGAGACCTCTTTTTAGGTGGCGTGATGATGATTGCTGATGATATGATTAGCTTTGTCAAAAATGACATTGTTAATTATGGCATTGCGATTTTTCTTATTATGATTGTGATTTTATGGGTGATTTTTAGACAGGTTCGTTTTGTGGTATTGCCTATTCTTGCCTCTTTTAGTGCGGTGGTGATTACGGTGGGCATTAACGCTCTTTTGGGCTTAGAAATTACAGTGATTTCGTCCAATTACATTGCGATGCAACTCATTACCACGCTCTCTTTGGTGATTCATTTAATTGTGTGTTACAGAGAAGAGTATCAGGTATATCCAAATCTTACGCAACAAGAGTTAATAGGCGTCACCCTAAAGCGTATGAGTGTTCCTTCTGTTTTTGTTATTTTAACTTCTGTGGCGGGATTTGGCTCGTTAATGACCTGCGATATTGTTCCGATTATCGACCTTGGTAATATGATGAACATTGGTGTGAGTGTCTCTTTAATTGTCACCTATCTGCTTTTCCCTTCCATGTTGATGCTCTTAGAGAAAAAAGCGCCTGTGATGATTTTTGATCATGCTTTTACGCTTAATGCGACCTTTGCACGTATTGTGGAAAAACGCCGTGGGGTGATTTTGAGTGTGGTGGTGCTGATAGCGCTGTTTAGCCTTTTTGGTGTGAGCCGTTTGGTGGTGGAGAACAGTTTTATCAACTACTTTAAAGAGAGCACAGAAATTTACAAAGGGATGCAAAAAATCGACAATGAACTAGGCGGTACCACACCGCTTGAGATTGTCGTGCGTTTACCCAAAGCAGATGTCGCTCAAGCAAAAGAGCAGAGTCCTTTAGATGAGTTTGAGGCTGAATTTGAAGAGAAAAGTTCAGAGGCACAGTACTGGTTTACTGCACAAAAAATGCAGACCATTTTAAAGGTGCATGACTATTTAGAGTCTTTGCCAGAAGTGGGTAATGTCTCTTCTTTGGGTACTCTTTCTAAAGTGGGGCGTATTTTAAAAGAGGGCAAAGATTTTGATACGTTTGAGTTGGCACTGCTTTATAATGAACTTCCTGAGGTGTATAAAAAGGTTATTTTAACGCCTTATGTGAACATAGAGCATGATGAGGCACGTTTTGTAGTGCGTTTGATTGATTCCAATCCAGAACTCAGACGCTCTGAGCTTTTGGAGAAAATTCAAAATGAATTAGAGAGCAAAGTAGGTTTGCCAAAAGAGGATTATAAACTGGTGGGGATGATGGTACTTTATAACAACATGCTCCAATCCCTCTTTTCGTCTCAAATTTCAACCCTCGCTTTAGCGGTATTAAGTTTGGGTTCGATGTTTTTATTTTTGTTCCGTTCTTTTAAAGTGGCGTTTTTGGCGATGGTGGTCAATATGGTTCCTGTGAGTGTTATCTTTGGCATTATGGGCGTGTTTAATATCCCGCTTGATATGATGAGCATTACCATAGCTTCCATTGCGCTTGGCATTACGGTGGACAATACGATTCATTACTACTACCGTTTCAGAGAAGAAGTCGCCATTGATGGCAATTATGTAGCAGCGATGCACAGAGCGCACGGGAGCATTGCCTTTGGGATGTTTTACTACTCACTTGCTACCATTGTGGGATTTTTAGTGATGGTGACATCCAATTTTATTCCAACGCTGATTTTTGGGCTTTTAACGGTGATTGTTCTGTTGACGGCCATTGTCTCTGACTTGCTTTTCTCTCCGCTTTTGGTGCTTTTATTTAAACCTTTTGGACGTGAAACAAAGGAGTAA